One window from the genome of Phycisphaerales bacterium encodes:
- a CDS encoding HIT family protein — protein MAQETTIFDRIIAGEIPCHRVYEDEHVLAFLDVAPLSKGHTLVIPKERAAQMDGLSDESAAALGRVLPRICRAVLKATGASAYNLLQNNGADAHQAVMHLHVHVIPRNPDKAEGTPGSGLGIGWPSGELDDGATLAKAISGAITTE, from the coding sequence ATGGCCCAGGAAACCACCATCTTCGACAGGATCATCGCGGGTGAGATCCCCTGCCACCGGGTGTACGAGGACGAGCACGTGCTCGCGTTCCTCGACGTGGCGCCGCTGAGCAAGGGTCACACGCTGGTCATTCCAAAGGAGCGGGCCGCCCAGATGGACGGACTGAGCGACGAGTCCGCGGCGGCACTCGGCCGCGTGCTGCCGCGCATCTGCCGGGCGGTGTTGAAGGCGACTGGCGCCTCGGCGTACAACCTGCTGCAGAACAACGGCGCCGACGCCCACCAGGCCGTCATGCACCTGCACGTGCACGTCATCCCCCGCAATCCGGACAAGGCCGAGGGCACGCCAGGCAGCGGACTGGGCATCGGCTGGCCGTCGGGCGAGCTCGACGACGGCGCCACCCTCGCGAAGGCGATCTCTGGCGCGATCACGACGGAGTAA
- a CDS encoding chemotaxis protein CheB, with product MGTTMTQRVVVGVGASAGGLHAFSSLLESIPPDLPVAWVFVQHLDPTHESMMAELLSRKTKLRVKEAQPDEEVQAGCVYVIPPNRFITIEGNALRLDTPSGERGGRLSIDYLFRSLADSFGRSAIGVVLSGTGSDGTNGLRAIKAAGGFTIAQEPGSAAYDGMPRSAVEQGVADLVLEINEIPEAIQRFLDHPYVNGGRPTGTAGSGEADDEREQRGLDAKGDRHGSEDGGDLPDEFHGVFELLRSELGIDLTLYKSSTLARRVQRRMGLRHVTTLSEYLNLIKQDRTELQELARDVHISVTDFFRDPEAFEVLSERVIPRIFEAASAEPADERIIRVWAPGCATGEEAFSLAIALLEHREKRWSDAGIAIQVFATDVDPEAIRQARAAVYPEACLSNVSEARRDTYFDRLDRAGMFRVRQPVRDLVSFATHNLLSDPPFSRLHLVSCRNLLIYLRREAQEGALSSFHFALEPQGYLFLGPSEALGQAASHFRVIDKRWRIYQRLETQGKQEAPGTPAFLGRRFEPVAMPMPTMQRHQEQRSSELASLRLLAQASTPPSVLINGQHQVVYLHGDLIEFLDLPSGAGGMTLIEMVREEPRTRIRAAVYRASRSRERIVTRGTLHTRGGEQRAYTVTVSPCASTELGDDLLAVTFELGAAPEPDGSTDADIGTVTEELNREVEALRSDLQSTVEELEQTNDALRTSNEESMTMNEELQSTSEELETQSEELRSVNEELITANSLLREKLDELQEAHADIANLLHSTKLPAIFLDHDFCIRRYTPEARKLLSVIESDIGRPIRDLKGVCVDDGMLDDARKVIDGLAPVEKEIQGDDGSWYLRRILPYRTADDRIDGVVITFSQVTRLKELTAGLTAQREQQRAAAEAGVLALREGDFVGLAEHAVNIVARTLGCPMCKVLELTEDRRELLMIAGVGWHDGLVGRATVPNDRGSQAGYTLEAAGPVVVPDLPNETRFSGPALLTDHGVGSGVSVIIFGPGGEPYGVLGVHGTKPRAFDQHQVAFVQQIANVLGGALQRIRVTEDLEESQRKLQAIIDNAPAAIYAKDLQGRFILVNAALGRAVEMDHTKIIGLRDEDLVFDDARAEAYRRNDAEVARSGEAIEFEETVVFKDHTRSFISQKFPLRTTDGSVYAVCGISTDITERKNAEKHLRVVMAELNHRVKNTLASVQALARVTANNAPSMDAFRKAFADRLTSMGVAHSLLTRSDWRGANIRDIITSEVEPRVAASDRLEIEGPELAIRPKSALSLHMAIHEMATNAAKYGALSTPEGRLRIRWRIVTSRETTGVEITWTERGGPTLEASHTEGFGSQMIRDMLAYELQGEVDFDFEPEGLTARIWFPLRHADTDAIVPASLTGASNSNARAGAARRKEKRAASETPAKIGADNSSERLLYVEDNSVIARSMTIFLRDLGFEVVGPIATLDGAMNAVAENTLDVALLDIDLNGERV from the coding sequence ATGGGCACCACCATGACGCAGCGAGTCGTTGTCGGCGTGGGCGCCTCGGCCGGTGGCCTCCACGCGTTCTCGTCGCTGCTCGAATCGATCCCACCCGACCTGCCCGTCGCCTGGGTCTTCGTCCAGCACCTCGACCCGACGCACGAGAGCATGATGGCGGAGCTCTTGTCGCGGAAGACGAAGCTCAGGGTCAAGGAAGCCCAGCCCGACGAAGAGGTGCAGGCCGGCTGCGTCTACGTCATCCCGCCGAATCGCTTCATCACGATCGAGGGCAACGCGCTTAGGCTCGACACGCCCTCGGGCGAGCGGGGCGGCCGGCTCTCGATCGACTACCTGTTCCGGTCGCTGGCCGACTCCTTCGGCCGCAGCGCCATCGGGGTGGTCCTCAGCGGCACGGGCAGCGACGGCACCAACGGCCTGCGCGCCATCAAGGCCGCCGGCGGCTTCACGATCGCGCAAGAGCCAGGGAGCGCCGCCTACGACGGAATGCCTCGAAGCGCGGTCGAACAGGGGGTCGCGGATCTCGTGCTGGAGATCAACGAGATTCCCGAGGCCATCCAACGGTTCCTCGACCACCCGTACGTCAACGGCGGCAGGCCCACCGGAACAGCCGGGTCGGGGGAGGCTGACGACGAGAGAGAGCAACGAGGACTCGACGCGAAGGGTGATCGACATGGCTCCGAAGATGGCGGCGACCTCCCCGACGAATTCCACGGGGTCTTCGAGCTGCTCCGCAGCGAGCTGGGCATCGATCTCACCTTGTACAAGAGTTCCACCCTCGCCCGGCGCGTGCAGCGGCGGATGGGCCTGCGTCACGTCACGACGCTCTCCGAGTATCTCAACCTCATCAAGCAGGATCGCACCGAGCTCCAGGAACTCGCCCGCGACGTGCACATCAGCGTCACCGACTTCTTCCGCGATCCCGAGGCCTTCGAAGTGCTGTCGGAACGCGTCATACCCCGCATCTTCGAGGCCGCGTCGGCCGAGCCCGCGGACGAGCGCATCATCCGCGTCTGGGCGCCGGGTTGTGCCACGGGCGAAGAGGCCTTCTCGCTGGCCATCGCACTCCTGGAACACCGGGAGAAGCGATGGTCGGACGCCGGTATCGCCATCCAGGTCTTCGCGACCGACGTCGACCCGGAGGCCATCAGGCAGGCTCGCGCCGCGGTCTATCCCGAGGCGTGCCTGTCGAACGTGAGCGAGGCACGACGGGACACCTACTTCGACCGGCTGGACAGGGCCGGGATGTTCCGCGTTCGCCAGCCCGTGCGCGACCTGGTGTCGTTCGCCACGCACAACCTGCTGAGCGATCCTCCGTTCTCGAGGCTCCACCTTGTCAGCTGCCGGAACCTGCTCATTTATCTGCGTCGCGAGGCGCAGGAAGGCGCCCTCTCGAGCTTCCACTTCGCGCTCGAGCCCCAGGGCTACCTCTTCCTGGGCCCATCCGAGGCGCTCGGCCAGGCGGCCAGCCACTTCCGCGTCATCGACAAGCGATGGCGGATCTACCAGCGGCTCGAGACGCAGGGCAAGCAGGAGGCCCCCGGCACGCCGGCATTCCTGGGCCGCCGGTTCGAGCCCGTCGCGATGCCCATGCCCACGATGCAGCGCCACCAGGAGCAGCGCAGCAGCGAACTGGCCTCGCTGCGGCTGCTGGCCCAGGCCTCGACCCCGCCCAGCGTGCTCATCAACGGCCAGCACCAGGTCGTGTACCTGCACGGCGATCTCATCGAGTTCCTCGATCTGCCCAGCGGCGCGGGGGGCATGACCCTCATCGAGATGGTGCGTGAGGAGCCACGGACGCGCATCCGGGCCGCGGTCTATCGGGCCTCGCGGTCACGCGAGCGGATCGTGACCCGGGGCACGCTGCATACCCGCGGCGGCGAGCAGCGCGCGTACACGGTGACCGTTTCGCCGTGTGCCTCGACCGAACTGGGCGACGACCTGCTCGCCGTGACGTTCGAGCTCGGCGCCGCGCCCGAGCCCGACGGTTCTACCGACGCCGACATCGGCACCGTCACCGAGGAACTGAATCGGGAGGTCGAGGCCCTCCGCAGCGACCTGCAGTCGACCGTCGAAGAGCTCGAGCAGACCAACGACGCGCTGCGTACGAGCAACGAAGAGTCGATGACGATGAATGAGGAGCTCCAGTCGACCAGCGAGGAGTTGGAGACCCAGTCCGAGGAGCTCCGCAGCGTCAACGAGGAGCTCATCACCGCCAACAGCCTGCTCCGCGAGAAGCTCGATGAGCTGCAGGAGGCCCACGCGGACATCGCCAACCTGCTGCACAGCACCAAGCTGCCGGCCATCTTCCTCGACCACGATTTTTGCATCCGCCGCTACACGCCCGAGGCCCGCAAGCTGCTCAGCGTCATCGAGAGCGACATCGGCCGCCCGATCCGCGATCTCAAGGGCGTGTGCGTCGACGACGGGATGCTCGACGATGCGCGCAAGGTCATCGACGGGCTCGCCCCGGTCGAGAAGGAGATCCAGGGCGACGACGGTTCGTGGTACCTGCGTCGCATCCTGCCCTATCGCACCGCCGATGACCGCATAGATGGCGTCGTGATCACGTTCTCGCAGGTCACGCGCCTCAAGGAACTGACCGCCGGCCTGACCGCCCAGCGCGAGCAGCAGCGGGCGGCGGCCGAGGCGGGCGTGCTAGCCCTGCGGGAAGGTGACTTCGTCGGCCTCGCCGAGCACGCGGTCAACATCGTGGCGCGAACGCTCGGATGCCCGATGTGCAAGGTGCTCGAGCTGACCGAAGACCGCCGCGAGCTGCTGATGATCGCAGGCGTCGGCTGGCACGATGGGCTCGTCGGAAGGGCCACCGTCCCCAACGATCGCGGCAGCCAGGCGGGATACACGCTGGAGGCGGCCGGGCCGGTGGTCGTCCCGGATCTGCCCAACGAGACCAGGTTCAGCGGCCCCGCGTTGCTGACCGACCACGGCGTCGGCAGCGGCGTAAGCGTCATCATCTTCGGGCCGGGCGGCGAGCCGTACGGCGTCCTGGGCGTGCACGGAACGAAGCCCAGGGCCTTCGACCAGCACCAGGTGGCGTTCGTCCAGCAGATCGCCAACGTGCTCGGCGGCGCCCTGCAGCGGATACGCGTCACCGAGGATCTTGAAGAGAGCCAGCGCAAGCTGCAGGCGATCATCGACAACGCGCCCGCGGCGATCTACGCAAAGGACCTCCAGGGCCGATTCATCCTGGTCAACGCGGCCCTCGGGCGTGCGGTCGAGATGGATCACACCAAGATCATCGGCCTGCGAGATGAAGACCTGGTCTTCGATGATGCCAGGGCCGAGGCCTATCGCCGTAACGACGCCGAAGTTGCCAGGAGCGGCGAAGCGATCGAGTTCGAAGAGACGGTCGTGTTCAAGGATCACACGCGCTCGTTCATCTCGCAGAAGTTTCCTCTGCGAACGACTGATGGCTCGGTGTATGCGGTGTGCGGCATCTCGACGGACATCACCGAACGCAAGAACGCCGAGAAGCACCTGCGTGTCGTCATGGCCGAGCTGAACCACAGGGTCAAGAACACCCTGGCGTCGGTGCAGGCCCTCGCCCGTGTGACGGCCAACAACGCGCCGTCGATGGACGCCTTCCGCAAGGCATTTGCCGATCGACTGACCTCGATGGGCGTCGCCCACTCGCTCTTGACACGCAGCGACTGGCGAGGCGCCAACATCCGCGACATCATTACCAGCGAGGTCGAGCCCCGAGTCGCCGCATCGGACCGGCTCGAGATCGAGGGACCCGAGCTGGCCATCAGGCCAAAGAGCGCGCTCTCGCTGCACATGGCCATCCACGAGATGGCCACCAACGCCGCCAAGTACGGGGCGCTCTCCACGCCGGAGGGCCGCCTGCGCATCCGGTGGCGCATCGTGACCAGCCGCGAGACAACCGGCGTGGAGATCACCTGGACCGAGCGCGGCGGGCCGACGCTGGAAGCCTCGCACACGGAGGGCTTCGGAAGCCAGATGATCCGTGACATGCTCGCCTACGAGCTGCAGGGCGAGGTCGATTTCGACTTCGAGCCCGAGGGCCTGACTGCGCGCATCTGGTTCCCACTGCGCCACGCCGATACCGATGCCATCGTGCCGGCGTCGCTCACCGGGGCGAGCAATTCGAATGCCCGAGCCGGCGCTGCGCGCCGCAAGGAGAAGCGTGCGGCAAGCGAAACGCCAGCGAAGATCGGAGCGGACAACTCGTCCGAGCGGCTGCTCTACGTCGAGGACAACTCGGTCATCGCGCGCTCGATGACCATATTCCTACGCGACCTGGGCTTCGAGGTCGTTGGTCCCATCGCAACCCTCGACGGTGCGATGAACGCCGTCGCGGAGAACACCCTCGACGTAGCGCTGCTGGACATCGATCTCAACGGAGAGCGGGTGTAG
- a CDS encoding DinB family protein, with protein MRNLIIETLRYERAENLKIARSLPEGTVARRPGGLAQTPAWIVCHFYLADNLLGKSLGLVPGDMQGLFKEVGPGSDVDRAGEALATHFGTWTNAIDAAANSHEALLGAIAGVSDEAWAAPHPNENARSYFPTIGHNVVYNVWHEGNHGGQLRAWMHAARHEGLLGS; from the coding sequence ATGCGCAACCTCATCATCGAAACCCTGCGATACGAGCGAGCCGAGAACCTCAAGATCGCCCGGTCGCTGCCCGAGGGCACCGTGGCCCGGCGCCCGGGCGGGCTCGCCCAAACACCGGCTTGGATCGTGTGTCACTTTTACCTGGCCGACAACCTGCTGGGCAAGAGCCTCGGGCTCGTGCCGGGCGACATGCAGGGCCTGTTCAAGGAAGTTGGTCCGGGCTCGGACGTGGACCGTGCGGGCGAGGCACTGGCGACGCACTTCGGCACGTGGACCAATGCCATCGATGCCGCGGCCAACTCGCACGAGGCGCTGCTCGGAGCTATCGCCGGCGTCTCCGACGAGGCCTGGGCGGCCCCCCATCCCAACGAGAACGCCCGCTCCTACTTCCCCACGATCGGCCACAACGTCGTCTACAACGTCTGGCACGAGGGCAACCACGGCGGGCAGCTCCGGGCGTGGATGCACGCGGCGCGGCACGAGGGGCTCTTGGGCTCCTGA
- a CDS encoding MmgE/PrpD family protein, translating to MTQAAAPASSTDTHVTVPADSNQARGIARYAIDFMASGSPDQSVLERTNLFYTDACLCGVSALALRTNAPTILRAEALEYAVPAGHTGKPLGTATTHGATCFGSSQRVKAEKAILANANAVREWDSNGTNFGYNPALGHTAGEFGHNDFYAVPVAAAQMLGSGGDVALKGMVCLDEIRGRLAEVFSLKTYKVDHVVHGAIASAAVFGAMLGATEEQIERAIGMVVAHYIPFRAIRAGKQLSDSKGASAAISTEVAILSMKRAMAGFLGPRDIFRNPEAIFRIFEGPGQMFKAVNATDANTEQADASPFDLVLARSGDDFAVMGMHFKLGLYEHQSAGALQAVIDLFTKNPGLLEQADGGAIKNINIVAYEPAFGIIGDPAKRTPTTRQSADHSMVYIVSTLIRKALETKKVNWKDLILTPYDYDRASIHNAVTRSLMDKITFEHGGKTYDDKYPDGIPTSMVITDTSGNTHDSGLVMYPAGHARNTTADLQDILANKFRVMGSLAGDADAIVGRFENFASKSAAEVASVHDFEIAFKDDFDDAE from the coding sequence ATGACCCAAGCCGCCGCTCCCGCCTCCAGCACCGACACGCACGTGACCGTGCCCGCCGACAGCAATCAGGCCCGCGGCATCGCCCGCTACGCCATCGACTTCATGGCCTCGGGCAGTCCCGACCAGAGCGTGCTCGAGCGGACCAACCTGTTCTACACCGACGCGTGCCTCTGTGGCGTGAGCGCCCTAGCCCTCCGCACCAACGCCCCCACCATCTTGAGGGCCGAGGCCCTCGAATACGCCGTGCCGGCCGGGCACACCGGCAAGCCGCTGGGCACGGCGACGACGCACGGGGCGACCTGCTTCGGGTCGAGCCAGCGCGTGAAGGCCGAGAAGGCGATCCTCGCGAACGCCAACGCCGTCCGCGAGTGGGACAGCAACGGGACAAACTTCGGCTACAACCCGGCACTGGGCCACACGGCCGGCGAGTTCGGGCACAACGACTTCTACGCCGTGCCGGTGGCGGCCGCGCAGATGCTCGGCTCGGGCGGCGACGTCGCGCTCAAGGGTATGGTGTGCCTCGACGAGATCCGCGGCCGCCTGGCCGAGGTCTTCAGCCTCAAGACGTACAAGGTCGACCACGTCGTCCACGGCGCCATCGCCAGCGCGGCGGTCTTCGGCGCGATGCTGGGTGCGACCGAAGAGCAGATCGAGCGTGCCATCGGCATGGTCGTGGCCCACTACATCCCGTTCCGTGCGATCCGCGCGGGTAAGCAGCTCAGCGACAGCAAGGGCGCCAGCGCCGCCATCAGCACCGAGGTGGCGATCCTCAGCATGAAGCGGGCGATGGCCGGTTTCCTCGGCCCGCGCGACATCTTCCGCAACCCCGAGGCAATCTTCCGCATCTTCGAGGGGCCGGGGCAGATGTTCAAGGCCGTCAATGCGACCGACGCGAACACCGAGCAGGCCGACGCCTCGCCGTTCGACCTCGTGCTGGCAAGGTCGGGTGACGACTTCGCCGTCATGGGCATGCACTTCAAGCTGGGCTTGTACGAGCACCAGAGCGCGGGCGCGTTGCAGGCAGTCATCGACCTGTTCACGAAGAACCCGGGCCTGCTCGAGCAGGCCGACGGCGGCGCGATCAAGAACATCAACATCGTGGCGTACGAGCCGGCCTTCGGCATCATCGGCGATCCGGCCAAGCGCACCCCCACCACCCGCCAGAGCGCCGACCACAGCATGGTCTACATCGTCTCGACGCTCATCCGCAAGGCGCTCGAGACCAAGAAGGTCAACTGGAAGGACCTGATCCTCACGCCCTACGACTACGATCGCGCGTCGATCCACAACGCCGTCACCCGATCGCTCATGGACAAGATCACCTTCGAGCACGGCGGCAAGACCTACGACGACAAGTACCCCGACGGCATCCCCACCAGCATGGTCATCACCGACACCAGCGGCAACACCCACGACTCCGGGCTCGTGATGTACCCTGCCGGCCACGCGCGTAACACGACCGCCGACCTGCAAGACATCCTGGCCAACAAGTTTCGCGTCATGGGCTCGCTCGCGGGTGATGCCGACGCGATCGTCGGTCGCTTCGAGAACTTCGCGAGCAAGAGTGCGGCCGAGGTCGCCAGCGTGCACGACTTCGAGATTGCGTTCAAGGATGACTTCGACGACGCCGAGTAG
- a CDS encoding CPBP family intramembrane glutamic endopeptidase has protein sequence MSVDASIPNAIDHVGKPRPLVRLWLWCEMVFLFAFLPALAAAVMDPEHRFDGLFRSVGLGVLADPPVPPGSLLFPTLIASAMLLGIWLAIDPSYPARQLWNWQAFRKDAKRIFGLFAINAVAMLAAAYALSQLTPLMTLVGRDGQEIDAFLRLPREAPIILLFIAIGYPWLSAYPQEITHRAFFFHRYRRIVLDVRVLFVLNVLAFTWLHAPFWHWMAFAVTLPGGVFFAWTYLRTKSTLAAGMEHAIYGWWLFFVGLGWFVFTGSVGS, from the coding sequence GTGTCAGTCGACGCAAGCATTCCGAACGCCATCGATCACGTTGGCAAGCCTCGACCGCTCGTACGGCTCTGGCTCTGGTGCGAGATGGTGTTCCTCTTCGCGTTCCTGCCGGCCTTGGCCGCGGCGGTGATGGATCCGGAGCATCGCTTCGACGGGCTGTTCCGCTCGGTCGGCCTCGGTGTGCTGGCCGACCCGCCCGTGCCCCCGGGTTCGCTGCTGTTTCCCACGCTCATCGCGTCGGCGATGCTCCTGGGCATCTGGCTTGCCATCGACCCCAGCTATCCGGCCCGCCAACTCTGGAACTGGCAAGCGTTCCGCAAGGACGCCAAGCGCATCTTCGGCTTGTTCGCCATCAACGCCGTGGCCATGCTCGCGGCAGCCTACGCGCTCTCGCAATTGACGCCGCTCATGACGCTCGTTGGCCGCGACGGCCAGGAGATCGACGCCTTCCTGCGATTGCCGCGCGAGGCCCCCATCATCCTGCTGTTCATCGCCATCGGCTACCCGTGGCTGAGCGCCTACCCGCAAGAGATCACCCACCGCGCGTTCTTCTTCCACCGCTACCGACGCATCGTGCTCGACGTCCGCGTGCTGTTCGTGCTAAACGTGCTGGCCTTCACCTGGCTGCACGCGCCGTTCTGGCACTGGATGGCGTTCGCCGTGACGCTGCCGGGCGGCGTCTTCTTCGCCTGGACGTACCTGCGCACGAAGTCGACGCTGGCCGCGGGCATGGAGCACGCGATCTACGGCTGGTGGCTCTTCTTCGTGGGGCTCGGGTGGTTCGTATTCACCGGCAGCGTGGGGAGCTAG
- the raiA gene encoding ribosome-associated translation inhibitor RaiA: MHIQYNYANIDASDALQTHVEQQLESQVGHLYKHLTGFEVHIADENSSKKHGPDDKRCTIEARPRGRDPITVEAHAADFYPAINDAAHKLRSALTKRLERD, from the coding sequence ATGCACATCCAGTACAACTACGCCAACATCGACGCATCCGACGCACTTCAAACGCACGTCGAGCAGCAGCTCGAATCGCAGGTCGGCCACTTGTACAAGCACCTCACCGGCTTCGAGGTCCACATCGCCGACGAGAACAGCTCCAAGAAGCACGGGCCCGACGACAAGCGGTGCACCATCGAGGCCCGGCCGCGGGGGCGCGATCCGATCACGGTCGAAGCGCACGCGGCCGACTTCTATCCCGCCATTAACGACGCGGCCCACAAGCTTCGCAGTGCGCTGACCAAGCGGCTCGAGCGCGACTAG